In Coriobacteriia bacterium, a single genomic region encodes these proteins:
- a CDS encoding response regulator transcription factor produces MPDEQIHVLVVDDDETVVEMVRMGLEAEGMRVSGACDGAECVELLGRESVDVILLDVMMPRVDGWMTLMDIRNNPATANIPVIMLTAKTQDLAKILAFKQGVQQYVTKPFNVLELAARVGSLMRGRRRVSSENLGGETDFRKLAVRKGGRTVLLTLDDIIFLSARNKSTYAHTYENQYLVDMTLGELEEKMSREAFARVHRSYLINLNKVKEILRADGSYVVVSSDRDETHIPVARRQVRSFREAVGI; encoded by the coding sequence GTGCCTGACGAGCAGATCCACGTGCTGGTTGTCGACGACGACGAGACTGTCGTCGAGATGGTTCGCATGGGCCTCGAGGCCGAGGGGATGCGTGTGTCGGGCGCCTGCGACGGCGCGGAGTGCGTCGAGCTTCTCGGCCGCGAAAGCGTCGATGTCATCCTTCTCGACGTGATGATGCCACGGGTCGATGGCTGGATGACGCTCATGGACATCCGCAACAACCCGGCCACCGCCAACATCCCCGTGATCATGCTTACGGCCAAGACGCAGGATCTCGCGAAGATCCTCGCCTTCAAGCAGGGCGTTCAGCAGTACGTGACCAAGCCGTTCAACGTGCTCGAGCTTGCCGCGCGCGTGGGCAGTCTCATGCGTGGCCGCCGGCGCGTGTCATCGGAGAACTTGGGCGGTGAGACGGACTTCCGCAAGCTCGCGGTCCGCAAAGGCGGTCGCACGGTTCTGCTCACCCTTGACGACATCATCTTCTTGTCGGCGCGCAACAAGTCCACCTACGCTCACACGTATGAGAACCAGTACCTCGTAGACATGACTCTCGGCGAGCTCGAGGAGAAGATGTCACGAGAAGCGTTCGCCCGCGTGCACCGCAGCTACCTGATCAACCTGAACAAGGTCAAGGAGATTCTGCGTGCCGACGGGTCGTATGTCGTCGTCTCGTCCGATCGCGACGAAACGCACATACCTGTGGCTCGGCGTCAGGTCAGGTCGTTTAGAGAGGCGGTAGGTATTTGA
- a CDS encoding sulfide/dihydroorotate dehydrogenase-like FAD/NAD-binding protein yields MFPIVHKRQLSDAVFEIGVSAPKIAAKARAGQFLMVRIDDRGERIPLTFSDWSAEEGWIRFIFMRVGKTTHQLSHLEVGDSLLDVVGPLGVPTHTDGVDRIAIIGGGVGVAVAYPVARAMADAGAKVSVIIGARNKELLILEDELRALPLERFVVVTDDGSAGIKGLVTHPLKELCEAGEIDEAFAVGPAIMMKFCAATTRDFSVPTTVSLNPIMVDGTGMCGACRVSVDGETKFGCVDGPDFDGHAVDFEELMSRQRVYSDLEREADADYSQGCQCHL; encoded by the coding sequence ATGTTTCCCATCGTGCACAAGCGCCAGCTCTCCGATGCCGTCTTCGAGATCGGAGTGTCCGCGCCCAAGATCGCCGCGAAGGCTCGCGCGGGCCAGTTCCTCATGGTCCGGATCGACGATCGCGGCGAGCGCATTCCTCTCACGTTCTCCGATTGGTCCGCCGAGGAAGGCTGGATCCGCTTCATCTTCATGCGGGTCGGCAAGACCACGCACCAGCTCTCGCACCTCGAGGTGGGCGACTCGCTGCTCGACGTTGTAGGTCCGCTCGGCGTGCCCACGCACACCGATGGCGTCGATCGCATCGCGATCATCGGCGGCGGTGTGGGAGTTGCCGTCGCCTATCCTGTGGCGCGCGCGATGGCCGATGCTGGCGCGAAGGTGAGCGTCATCATCGGCGCGCGCAACAAGGAGTTGCTGATCCTCGAAGACGAGCTGCGGGCGCTTCCGCTCGAGCGGTTCGTGGTCGTGACCGACGATGGCTCGGCCGGCATCAAGGGACTGGTCACGCATCCCCTCAAGGAGCTGTGCGAGGCGGGTGAGATCGACGAGGCGTTCGCCGTGGGCCCCGCGATCATGATGAAGTTCTGCGCTGCGACCACCCGTGACTTCTCGGTGCCGACCACCGTCTCTCTCAACCCGATCATGGTCGACGGAACCGGCATGTGCGGCGCCTGTCGCGTGAGCGTCGATGGCGAAACCAAGTTCGGATGCGTCGATGGTCCCGACTTCGATGGCCACGCCGTCGACTTCGAAGAGCTCATGAGCCGCCAGCGCGTCTACTCCGACCTCGAGCGCGAGGCCGACGCCGACTACTCGCAGGGGTGCCAATGTCACCTGTAG
- the gltA gene encoding NADPH-dependent glutamate synthase: MPERDPKQRASVFDEVGYGYTPEMALEEAMRCLQCKNPTCQEGCPVNIDIKGFIGAIIEGDHKRGVEILKERNALPAVCGRVCPQEEQCEQMCVLTKKGESVAIGRLERFLGDSDLACELDGRCVPAVAPSSGFRCAVVGSGPAGLACAGELAQLGHAVTIFESLHAPGGVLSYGIPEFRLPKVILDGEIETLSALGVELVTDTVVGQLVTVPELLAEEGFDAVFIGSGAGLPVFLGTPGENLNGVFSANEFLTRVNLLRAYEFPTSDTPVWRGRKVAVIGGGNVAMDAARTALRLGAEEVFLVYRRTEDEMPARKEEVHHAREEGVEFKMLCSPSEIVGRDGFVTGIVATRMELTEPDESGRRAPVCVMDSEFTIECDTVISAVGTRANPLLSKAAPELELTKRGYIVTDDDGTTNMPGVYAGGDIVTGAATVILAMGAGKKAAVAMDRWLRN, translated from the coding sequence ATGCCCGAGCGCGACCCTAAGCAGCGCGCAAGCGTCTTCGACGAGGTCGGCTACGGCTACACGCCCGAGATGGCGCTCGAAGAGGCGATGCGCTGCCTGCAGTGCAAGAACCCCACCTGCCAGGAGGGGTGCCCGGTCAACATCGACATCAAGGGCTTCATCGGCGCGATCATCGAGGGCGACCACAAGCGTGGCGTCGAGATTCTCAAGGAGCGCAACGCGCTTCCCGCTGTGTGCGGTCGCGTCTGCCCGCAGGAAGAGCAGTGCGAGCAGATGTGCGTGCTCACCAAGAAAGGCGAGTCGGTCGCGATCGGCCGGCTCGAGCGCTTCCTCGGCGATTCGGACCTCGCGTGTGAACTCGACGGCCGATGCGTGCCCGCAGTTGCGCCCTCGAGCGGCTTTCGGTGTGCGGTCGTGGGTTCGGGTCCGGCGGGACTCGCCTGCGCCGGCGAACTCGCTCAGCTCGGACACGCCGTCACCATCTTCGAGTCACTGCACGCGCCCGGCGGCGTGCTCTCCTACGGTATTCCCGAGTTCCGGTTGCCGAAGGTCATCCTCGATGGCGAGATCGAGACGCTCTCAGCGCTCGGCGTCGAACTGGTCACCGACACCGTCGTGGGTCAGCTCGTCACCGTTCCTGAACTCCTCGCCGAGGAGGGCTTCGACGCCGTGTTCATCGGCAGTGGAGCGGGACTGCCGGTGTTCCTTGGGACACCGGGCGAGAACCTCAACGGAGTTTTCTCGGCAAACGAGTTCCTCACGCGGGTGAACTTGCTGCGCGCGTACGAGTTCCCGACCTCCGACACCCCGGTGTGGCGTGGTCGCAAGGTCGCGGTCATCGGTGGCGGCAACGTCGCGATGGATGCGGCGCGTACCGCGCTTCGCCTCGGCGCCGAGGAGGTCTTCCTCGTCTATCGGCGAACGGAAGATGAGATGCCCGCGCGCAAGGAAGAGGTGCACCACGCGCGCGAAGAAGGTGTCGAGTTCAAGATGTTGTGCTCGCCCTCAGAGATCGTGGGTCGCGATGGTTTCGTGACCGGCATCGTGGCGACGCGCATGGAGCTCACCGAGCCTGATGAGAGCGGACGCAGGGCCCCCGTCTGCGTGATGGACAGCGAGTTCACCATCGAGTGCGACACGGTGATCTCGGCGGTCGGCACGCGCGCCAATCCGTTGCTGTCCAAGGCCGCACCCGAGCTCGAACTCACGAAGCGCGGCTACATCGTTACCGATGACGACGGCACCACGAACATGCCGGGCGTGTACGCCGGCGGCGACATCGTGACCGGCGCAGCAACCGTCATCCTGGCGATGGGCGCAGGCAAGAAGGCTGCTGTGGCGATGGACCGCTGGCTGCGCAATTAG